From a region of the Panicum virgatum strain AP13 chromosome 2K, P.virgatum_v5, whole genome shotgun sequence genome:
- the LOC120694842 gene encoding cationic peroxidase 1-like yields the protein MAGVLVYLTVMAAALASAAFGAAELTADYYSETCPPALTTIKLLVGAAILTEPRMGAALVRLHFHDCFVNGCDGSILLDDTDDMIGEKTAKPNNNSVRGYDVIDTIKSALNTVCLGNVVSCADIVAVAARDSIVALGGTSYDVLLGRRDATTASIDDANNDIPTPFMDLPALLANFESHGLSLHDLVVLSGGHTLGYSRCLFFRSRLYNETDTLDPAYAASLDERCPAASGDDDDVLSALDDTPTTVDTDYYQGLMHGRALLHSDQQLYQGGGGDADDLVKYYAENPTKFWEDFGAAMVKMGNLSPLTGDQGEVRENCRVVNQQ from the exons ATGGCGGGCGTTCTTGTGTACCTCACCGTCATGGCTGCAGCCCTGGCCTCGGCGGCGTTCGGGGCGGCGGAGCTCACCGCCGACTACTACAGCGAGACGTGCCCGCCAGCGCTGACCACCATCAAGCTTCTCGTCGGCGCGGCCATCCTCACGGAGCCCAGGATGGGGGCGGCGCTGGTCCGCCTCCacttccacgactgcttcgtcaat GGCTGTGACGGCTCCATCCTGCTGGATGACACCGACGACATGATCGGCGAGAAGACGGCCAAGCCCAACAACAACTCCGTCAGGGGCTACGACGTCATCGACACCATCAAGTCGGCGTTGAACACCGTCTGCTTGGGGAACGTCGTCTCCTGCGCTGACATCGTCGCTGTAGCTGCTCGTGACTCCATCGTCGCG CTGGGAGGAACCTCGTACGACGTGCTCCTGGGCCGGCGCgacgcgacgacggcgagcatcGACGACGCCAACAACGACATCCCGACCCCGTTCATGGACCTGCCGGCGCTGCTGGCCAACTTCGAGTCCCACGGCCTCTCCCTGCACGACCTCGTGGTGCTCTCCGGCGGCCACACGCTGGGCTACTCCCGCTGCCTCTTCTTCCGGAGCCGCCTCTACAACGAGACCGACACGCTGGACCCGGCCTACGCGGCGTCGCTGGACGAGCGGTGCCCGGCCGcctccggcgacgacgacgacgtcctGTCGGCGCTGGACGACACCCCCACCACCGTGGACACCGACTACTACCAGGGCCTCATGCACGGCCGCGCGCTGCTGCACTCGGACCAGCAGCTctaccagggcggcggcggcgacgccgacgaCCTGGTCAAGTACTACGCTGAGAACCCCACCAAGTTCTGGGAGGACTTCGGCGCGGCCATGGTGAAGATGGGCAACCTCAGCCCGCTCACGGGCGACCAAGGCGAGGTCAGGGAGAACTGCCGGGTCGTCAACCAGCAGTGA